One Gemmatimonadota bacterium DNA window includes the following coding sequences:
- a CDS encoding ThuA domain-containing protein, whose translation MVWGGWQGHEPKECVDIFAPLLEADGFDVDVRDSMDVYTDADYMSELSVVVPCWTMGSIEKGQEQGLQGAVKSGVGLAGWHGGMCDAFRNNTGYQWMTGGQWVSHPGGVIDYEVNIVPEKADDPIVAGLSDFAMHSEQYYMHTDPGNEVLVTTTFETDVAPWVNGCVMPVVWKRMWGAGRVFYSSLGHKAVDFDVPEAKEIQRRGINWAAR comes from the coding sequence ATGGTATGGGGTGGTTGGCAAGGGCACGAGCCAAAGGAATGTGTGGATATTTTTGCGCCGTTACTGGAAGCAGATGGGTTTGATGTAGATGTTCGCGATTCAATGGATGTTTATACGGATGCGGATTACATGTCGGAACTGAGCGTGGTTGTGCCGTGCTGGACGATGGGTAGCATTGAAAAAGGACAGGAACAGGGGCTTCAAGGGGCGGTTAAGAGTGGCGTTGGATTGGCGGGATGGCACGGTGGGATGTGCGATGCATTTCGCAATAATACGGGCTATCAGTGGATGACGGGCGGGCAGTGGGTGTCGCACCCGGGTGGGGTGATCGATTATGAGGTCAATATTGTGCCGGAAAAAGCAGATGATCCGATTGTGGCGGGGCTGAGCGATTTTGCGATGCATTCCGAGCAGTATTATATGCATACTGATCCGGGAAATGAAGTGCTGGTGACAACGACGTTTGAGACCGATGTGGCCCCCTGGGTCAATGGTTGTGTGATGCCGGTAGTTTGGAAACGCATGTGGGGTGCAGGACGGGTGTTTTACTCTTCCCTGGGGCACAAAGCCGTGGATTTTGATGTGCCAGAGGCGAAAGAGATCCAGCGACGCGGTATTAACTGGGCTGCGCGTTGA
- a CDS encoding phytanoyl-CoA dioxygenase family protein has product MSVSIARLPDCPEALDDGLVAQFHRDGYLAFENVLTAEEVEAAQTALSEITGWLMDEARAGRARVREENPGTRGNYAGVQVQELDGEFGIHFESGVADPLSLANTEAELKFRKLHGYHQAHPTFRALVEHPRIKGFVERVLGQRVVLKNEMALSKPPFIGSEKPWHQDNAYFDWLPLEAVATAWITLDDATVENGCMHVLPGRHKGEAFKHVHTIDCQIVEGRLDYSDAVPLEMKAGGAMIFSAMLPHQTPPNRSPHRRRALQFQYRGENTRQVSREEFGRVFAEVDGTPATCALAERLDG; this is encoded by the coding sequence ATGTCTGTGTCGATAGCGCGTTTACCGGATTGTCCAGAGGCCCTGGACGATGGCCTGGTGGCGCAATTTCACCGGGATGGGTATCTCGCATTTGAAAATGTGTTGACTGCCGAAGAGGTCGAGGCCGCTCAGACAGCTTTGAGCGAGATCACGGGATGGCTGATGGACGAGGCACGCGCGGGCCGGGCACGGGTGCGGGAAGAAAATCCCGGGACAAGGGGGAACTATGCTGGCGTTCAGGTGCAGGAATTGGATGGCGAGTTCGGTATCCACTTTGAGTCAGGTGTTGCGGACCCTCTTTCATTGGCAAATACCGAAGCCGAGCTTAAATTTCGCAAACTGCACGGGTATCATCAGGCGCATCCCACGTTTCGAGCATTGGTCGAACATCCGCGTATCAAGGGATTTGTGGAACGCGTTCTGGGGCAGAGGGTAGTTTTGAAAAACGAGATGGCCCTTTCCAAGCCGCCATTTATCGGGTCGGAAAAGCCCTGGCATCAGGACAATGCCTATTTTGACTGGTTGCCTTTAGAGGCGGTTGCTACAGCGTGGATTACGCTGGACGACGCAACGGTGGAGAATGGGTGCATGCATGTGTTGCCCGGCAGACATAAGGGCGAGGCATTCAAACACGTACATACGATTGACTGTCAGATTGTGGAAGGTCGGTTGGATTATAGCGATGCGGTTCCACTGGAAATGAAGGCGGGAGGGGCGATGATCTTTTCGGCGATGCTACCCCATCAGACGCCTCCAAACCGCAGTCCGCACCGCCGCAGGGCATTGCAATTTCAGTATCGCGGAGAGAATACGCGGCAGGTTTCTCGGGAGGAATTTGGGAGAGTGTTTGCAGAAGTAGATGGCACGCCAGCCACCTGTGCGCTGGCCGAACGGTTGGATGGATAA
- a CDS encoding M55 family metallopeptidase — MPVKSVYMMTDLEGSAGVDDWDPRHREDATTAKGVYDRAEMQRLLTGEVNAAAEGLFAAGVEEIIINDAHGAGRTILSEELISGVKLVQGVNRPCWLPGLSPRFDALIQLGMHAMTNTPNGCLAHSMSRRMIYRVNGAEVGEMEMAAYLCGHLGIPWVFTSGDLHACTESQRWVNDIVTAPVKEGLGELCALHLAPIDARALIKTRVQEAMEIVENIEPLVAKSPVVMEVTRPEPGRLSVPEGVERVDDFTIRCEGESFWQVFHNVVYGKPNFPVPA, encoded by the coding sequence ATGCCCGTAAAATCCGTTTACATGATGACCGATTTGGAAGGCTCAGCCGGAGTAGATGACTGGGACCCGAGACACCGGGAAGATGCGACAACGGCAAAAGGCGTGTACGACCGCGCAGAGATGCAGCGATTGTTGACAGGTGAAGTCAACGCCGCAGCCGAAGGATTATTTGCAGCAGGTGTAGAAGAAATAATCATCAATGACGCACATGGAGCGGGGCGCACAATATTGTCAGAAGAATTGATCTCCGGCGTAAAACTCGTACAGGGTGTCAACCGCCCCTGCTGGCTGCCGGGACTATCCCCCAGATTTGATGCATTGATCCAATTGGGCATGCATGCGATGACCAACACGCCCAACGGATGTCTCGCACATTCAATGAGCCGCAGGATGATCTATCGCGTCAATGGTGCCGAAGTCGGCGAGATGGAAATGGCGGCTTATTTGTGTGGCCATCTGGGTATTCCCTGGGTCTTTACATCGGGCGATCTGCACGCATGTACCGAATCCCAACGCTGGGTCAATGACATTGTCACAGCACCTGTAAAAGAAGGCCTGGGAGAATTATGTGCGCTCCACCTGGCGCCAATAGATGCCCGCGCCCTCATCAAAACGCGCGTTCAAGAAGCAATGGAGATCGTCGAAAATATCGAACCGCTCGTTGCAAAAAGCCCTGTGGTCATGGAAGTCACGCGCCCCGAACCCGGTCGTCTTTCCGTGCCAGAAGGGGTTGAGCGTGTAGATGACTTTACAATTCGGTGTGAAGGCGAATCCTTCTGGCAGGTGTTTCACAACGTGGTTTATGGCAAACCCAATTTTCCTGTTCCCGCGTAA
- a CDS encoding sulfatase-like hydrolase/transferase, whose product MPYNILLILTDQQRWDSLGCCGVSGVHTPNLDRLASEGTRYDQCYVNNPICTPSRASLWTGKHLPGHGVYRLHDVLPQDEILFPYHLREAGYDTALFGKLHVAGHMWEMQYRHRFDGFNTYEWAPDPNGYRGCDTAYFRWLAVHHPDILQRWKRDGNSIGHVRAEAHFTTWAADRTIDYLHRMQGTHQPFFCCMSVFDPHSPYTNYPKEYADYLDIDALPEPFAVDESFDHRPIAHRREHNGRSFPSTDTLRESRIGYHAAITLIDEQIGRVLQTLNDTNFADNTIVIFASDHGDMLGDHGLTVKGAYMYDACTRVPMIIRAPDTSGGQIIDAPCQLHDIAATALAIAGCEQTDLMPDACDLLDTNALQQRGHAVCMHRNSSTTRGGYHNPELHITMWRENRYKLSIYHAPQPGPDDCPGELFDMETDPDEMNNLWFDADMSDTRDQLIHKLTTFLVQQDAQGRARGSEALPP is encoded by the coding sequence ATGCCCTACAACATCCTCCTCATCCTGACCGATCAACAGCGCTGGGACTCGCTCGGTTGTTGCGGTGTAAGCGGCGTACACACCCCCAACCTCGACCGCCTCGCCAGTGAAGGCACGCGCTACGACCAGTGCTATGTCAACAACCCGATATGCACGCCCAGTCGCGCCAGTCTCTGGACCGGTAAACACCTGCCCGGTCACGGCGTCTATCGCCTGCACGATGTTCTACCCCAGGACGAAATCCTCTTTCCCTATCATCTGCGCGAAGCCGGCTACGACACTGCGCTCTTTGGCAAACTCCACGTTGCCGGTCACATGTGGGAAATGCAATACCGCCACCGCTTCGACGGCTTCAACACCTATGAATGGGCACCTGACCCCAATGGGTATCGGGGATGCGACACCGCGTACTTCCGCTGGCTTGCAGTACATCATCCCGACATTCTCCAGCGCTGGAAACGCGACGGCAACAGCATTGGCCATGTACGCGCCGAAGCCCACTTCACCACCTGGGCCGCCGACCGCACCATCGACTATCTCCACCGCATGCAGGGCACACACCAGCCCTTCTTCTGTTGCATGAGCGTCTTTGATCCGCACAGCCCCTATACAAATTATCCCAAAGAATACGCCGACTACCTCGACATCGATGCCTTGCCCGAACCCTTTGCCGTAGATGAATCCTTTGACCACCGTCCAATTGCACACAGGCGAGAGCACAACGGGCGATCTTTCCCCTCAACGGACACCCTGCGCGAAAGCCGCATCGGCTACCACGCGGCCATCACCCTCATCGACGAACAAATCGGGCGCGTCTTGCAAACACTCAACGATACAAATTTTGCGGACAACACCATCGTCATCTTTGCCAGCGACCACGGCGACATGCTCGGCGATCACGGCCTCACCGTCAAAGGCGCATACATGTACGACGCCTGCACACGGGTGCCCATGATCATCCGCGCACCAGACACATCCGGCGGTCAAATCATCGACGCCCCCTGCCAACTTCACGACATTGCCGCAACCGCACTCGCCATCGCCGGATGCGAACAAACCGACCTCATGCCCGATGCGTGCGATCTCCTGGACACCAACGCCTTGCAACAACGCGGCCATGCCGTCTGCATGCACCGCAACTCGAGCACCACGCGCGGAGGCTATCACAACCCGGAATTGCACATTACCATGTGGCGAGAAAACCGCTACAAACTCAGCATCTACCACGCGCCACAACCCGGACCCGACGATTGCCCCGGCGAACTCTTTGACATGGAAACAGACCCCGACGAAATGAACAACCTCTGGTTCGACGCCGACATGTCCGACACGCGCGACCAACTCATCCACAAACTCACGACTTTTCTCGTGCAACAAGATGCACAGGGACGCGCGAGAGGTAGCGAAGCCCTGCCACCGTGA
- a CDS encoding 2-oxo acid dehydrogenase subunit E2, giving the protein MTKTIIMPKYGLQQDNGTVVEWRVKEGDHVNKGDILLDLETDKALFEYESPESGYVRKLVAQNGEEVPVLSVIAIITDEADETIENLTPASTDSPTEEPRQITDDTAEREPTLEASTQRIKRSPAARRRARELNIDLANIAGTGPGDRIVLADVELAASAAPSSTTLSRMRQAIGRTMAYSKSTIPHFYVATEIDMTDAETWRKNLAETDAIKLSVTDLFVKAAADALTQYPALNASLDGDTAVIVHDTVDIGLAVGTDDGLVVPVIPNADQAFLTDLADERGQRVEEARQGRLRGDASATFTISNLGMYGITSFTAIVNPPEAAILAVGAAIARVVPIGDTMTIAVRQIAEVTLSADHRLVDGVVAAQFLQALKQNLEDTNKLESWL; this is encoded by the coding sequence ATGACAAAAACCATCATCATGCCCAAATACGGGCTTCAGCAAGACAATGGCACCGTCGTTGAATGGCGCGTCAAAGAAGGCGACCACGTCAACAAGGGCGACATCCTCCTCGACCTGGAAACAGACAAAGCACTCTTTGAATACGAATCGCCCGAAAGCGGTTACGTCCGCAAACTCGTCGCCCAAAACGGCGAAGAAGTGCCAGTGCTCTCTGTCATTGCCATCATCACCGACGAAGCCGACGAAACCATTGAAAATTTAACACCTGCCAGCACGGACTCCCCCACAGAGGAACCGCGCCAGATAACGGACGACACCGCAGAGCGAGAACCCACTCTGGAAGCCTCTACCCAGCGCATCAAAAGATCTCCTGCCGCCCGTCGCCGCGCCCGCGAACTCAACATTGACCTCGCCAACATCGCAGGCACTGGTCCCGGTGACCGCATCGTACTCGCCGATGTCGAACTCGCAGCATCTGCGGCACCATCCTCCACCACACTATCGCGCATGCGCCAGGCCATTGGCAGAACCATGGCCTATAGCAAAAGCACCATTCCGCACTTCTACGTTGCCACTGAAATAGACATGACCGACGCGGAAACCTGGCGCAAAAACCTCGCAGAAACCGACGCCATCAAGCTCTCTGTCACCGACCTCTTTGTCAAAGCCGCCGCCGATGCCCTCACCCAATACCCGGCGCTCAACGCCAGCCTCGACGGAGATACCGCCGTTATCGTACACGACACAGTCGATATCGGCCTTGCCGTTGGCACCGACGACGGCCTCGTCGTCCCGGTCATCCCAAATGCCGATCAGGCATTCCTCACTGACCTCGCCGACGAACGCGGCCAGCGCGTCGAAGAAGCCAGGCAGGGCAGATTGCGCGGCGATGCCAGTGCCACCTTCACCATCTCAAATCTGGGAATGTACGGCATCACATCCTTCACTGCCATTGTCAATCCCCCCGAAGCCGCCATCTTAGCTGTCGGCGCAGCCATCGCGCGCGTTGTCCCCATCGGCGATACCATGACCATCGCCGTTCGCCAAATCGCAGAAGTCACACTCTCCGCCGACCACCGCCTCGTCGATGGCGTGGTCGCGGCTCAATTTTTACAGGCACTAAAACAAAACCTGGAAGACACGAACAAATTGGAAAGCTGGTTGTGA
- a CDS encoding thiamine pyrophosphate-dependent dehydrogenase E1 component subunit alpha — protein MSLPSEILIKMYRAMLRIRRFEEQIWEVYTGGLMHGLAHLYIGEEAVAVGVCAALRDDDFITSTHRGHGHCVAKGGNLEAMMAEVMGRVTGHCRGKGGSMHIADMSVGILGANGIVGGGFGIATGAALSAQKRGTDQVAVCFFGDGASNQGIFFEVMNFAAIWKLPVIYVCENNHYGEYTPTGNVTAGKSIADRSLPFGIPSTTVDGSDAIAVYEATAQAVERARKGDGATLIECDTYRYRGHHVGDPGEGYRSKEEIESWMAKDPIQQLRTKILDDNIASGAELDAEEREVEKEMENALEAAKAAPYPDVEEVNQHVYA, from the coding sequence ATGTCCCTACCCTCTGAAATCCTGATCAAAATGTACCGCGCCATGCTCCGCATCCGCCGTTTTGAAGAACAAATCTGGGAAGTCTATACCGGCGGACTCATGCACGGACTGGCGCACCTCTACATCGGCGAAGAAGCCGTTGCCGTGGGCGTTTGCGCTGCACTGCGCGACGACGACTTCATCACCAGCACCCACCGCGGGCACGGGCACTGCGTTGCCAAAGGCGGGAACCTCGAAGCCATGATGGCCGAAGTGATGGGCCGCGTCACGGGCCACTGCCGCGGCAAAGGCGGCTCCATGCACATCGCCGACATGTCCGTTGGCATCCTCGGCGCAAATGGCATTGTCGGCGGCGGATTTGGCATCGCCACAGGCGCAGCACTCTCAGCCCAAAAACGCGGCACCGACCAGGTTGCCGTCTGCTTCTTTGGCGACGGTGCCTCCAATCAGGGCATCTTCTTCGAAGTCATGAACTTCGCCGCAATATGGAAACTCCCGGTCATCTACGTCTGCGAAAACAACCACTACGGCGAATACACCCCCACCGGAAACGTCACCGCAGGTAAAAGCATCGCCGATCGCTCCCTCCCCTTCGGCATTCCCAGCACAACCGTAGATGGCAGCGACGCCATTGCCGTGTACGAAGCCACTGCCCAGGCCGTTGAACGCGCGAGAAAGGGCGATGGCGCCACACTCATCGAATGCGACACATACCGCTATCGCGGGCACCACGTTGGCGACCCCGGGGAAGGCTATCGCTCAAAAGAAGAAATTGAATCATGGATGGCCAAAGACCCCATCCAGCAGCTTCGCACAAAAATCTTAGACGACAACATCGCCTCCGGAGCCGAACTCGATGCGGAAGAGCGCGAAGTTGAAAAAGAAATGGAAAACGCGCTCGAAGCTGCCAAAGCCGCGCCTTATCCCGATGTTGAGGAGGTCAATCAACATGTCTATGCGTGA
- a CDS encoding sugar phosphate isomerase/epimerase, which translates to MKIGYGTYAMQTENIFDALPRLRDIGYEALEINTGDDWPTAPHKLDTATRETLAKTIQDLGFESPVTMALMPICTQGDSRPAILEKFDDACILASDLAFGDSPGIIVSTLGGLHGTWDEVKHTYCDQLLELGDCAAKHNVILATEPHAGHPLDTPQKVDWLMRQTNHDNVKVNFDMSHFYVDGIALQPSVDLCAPYTVSTHIKDGHRVNGQVRYLLPGEGDFDLVTYFKAVAAAGITVPITVEVTAQIWRQPEYDPWPVAEQCFSALDNARTEAGIT; encoded by the coding sequence GTGAAAATCGGATACGGCACTTATGCAATGCAAACGGAAAATATCTTCGACGCGCTTCCTCGCCTGCGCGACATAGGTTACGAAGCCCTCGAAATCAACACAGGTGACGACTGGCCCACTGCCCCGCACAAACTCGACACCGCTACCCGCGAAACACTCGCCAAAACCATCCAGGACCTCGGCTTTGAATCCCCCGTCACCATGGCCTTGATGCCCATCTGCACACAGGGTGATAGCCGTCCCGCCATCCTCGAAAAATTTGACGACGCCTGTATCCTCGCCAGTGACCTCGCCTTCGGTGATAGCCCCGGCATCATCGTCAGCACACTCGGCGGACTGCACGGCACATGGGACGAAGTCAAACACACCTATTGCGATCAACTCCTCGAATTGGGCGACTGCGCCGCCAAACACAACGTCATCCTCGCAACCGAACCCCATGCGGGCCACCCACTCGACACACCCCAAAAAGTCGATTGGCTCATGCGGCAAACCAATCACGACAACGTCAAAGTCAATTTCGACATGAGCCACTTTTACGTTGACGGTATCGCCCTCCAGCCGAGCGTTGACCTGTGCGCCCCCTATACCGTCTCCACCCACATCAAAGACGGTCATCGCGTCAACGGACAGGTGCGCTATCTCCTGCCCGGCGAAGGCGACTTCGACCTCGTCACTTACTTCAAAGCCGTCGCAGCCGCAGGCATCACCGTCCCAATCACCGTCGAAGTCACCGCGCAAATCTGGAGACAACCCGAATACGACCCCTGGCCCGTCGCCGAACAATGCTTCAGTGCACTCGACAACGCGCGCACAGAAGCAGGTATTACATAA
- a CDS encoding Ldh family oxidoreductase, which translates to MALFAGGTQSRKVSKGDIQRSTCGVQALRDSAMENERRVAAGALLDLVQAIFETCGMGAGDAHLLADSLVDADLGGVHSHGVLRVPEYVRQLTVDGVDPNGKPEVVKDNGACLVVDGGNSMGQIGMGFAMQQVIARARDIGIAAAGIRGSNHCGAVGYFARMALDCDMIGVATTNALPTMAPWGGAERILGINPLSVAIPAGGEFPIVFDAAFSGSAHGKIRVYEQKGLTLPEGWAMDADGVPTTDPVRAIDGLLMPIGQFKGVALAMVMGILSSMLSGASYGTELGNMEDGPQAGEDGHFVAAIRVGAFEDVARFKARVDNAIQQIHACKRAPGVDRLFAPGEPEALRRNAYRKQGIPLNAVTLNDLKKTAEDRGLAFALGS; encoded by the coding sequence ATGGCATTATTTGCCGGAGGAACTCAATCCAGAAAAGTTTCTAAAGGGGATATACAAAGATCGACATGTGGCGTGCAAGCATTGAGGGATAGTGCAATGGAGAATGAAAGGCGTGTGGCTGCTGGGGCGCTATTGGATTTGGTGCAGGCAATTTTTGAGACGTGTGGGATGGGTGCAGGGGATGCACATCTGTTGGCGGATTCGCTGGTGGATGCGGATCTCGGTGGGGTGCATTCGCACGGGGTATTGCGCGTTCCCGAATACGTGAGGCAGTTGACGGTTGATGGCGTGGATCCAAATGGCAAACCCGAGGTGGTGAAGGATAATGGGGCGTGTCTGGTGGTGGATGGGGGCAATTCTATGGGGCAGATTGGGATGGGGTTTGCGATGCAGCAGGTGATTGCTCGCGCTCGGGATATTGGTATAGCGGCTGCGGGTATTCGGGGCAGTAATCACTGCGGTGCCGTGGGGTATTTTGCGCGTATGGCTCTGGATTGCGATATGATTGGGGTTGCGACGACCAATGCCCTGCCCACAATGGCTCCGTGGGGAGGTGCTGAGCGTATCCTGGGTATTAATCCCTTGAGTGTGGCGATTCCCGCTGGTGGGGAATTTCCCATTGTTTTTGACGCGGCATTTTCAGGCTCTGCGCATGGGAAAATCCGTGTATATGAACAAAAAGGACTGACCCTGCCAGAAGGGTGGGCTATGGATGCGGATGGGGTGCCGACGACCGATCCCGTAAGGGCGATAGATGGTTTGTTGATGCCGATTGGGCAATTTAAGGGTGTGGCACTGGCCATGGTGATGGGGATTTTGTCTTCTATGTTGTCCGGCGCGAGCTATGGCACCGAATTGGGCAATATGGAAGATGGACCACAGGCAGGCGAAGATGGTCATTTTGTGGCGGCTATTCGGGTGGGTGCTTTTGAAGATGTGGCGCGATTCAAGGCGCGGGTTGACAATGCGATTCAGCAGATTCACGCCTGTAAAAGGGCGCCTGGGGTGGATCGGCTATTTGCCCCTGGTGAACCCGAAGCCCTGCGGCGGAATGCGTATCGCAAACAGGGCATACCGTTGAATGCCGTTACGTTAAATGATCTGAAGAAGACAGCAGAAGATAGGGGCCTGGCTTTTGCGCTGGGCAGTTGA
- a CDS encoding FGGY-family carbohydrate kinase encodes MMRDRAVIGVDVGTGSVRAGVFDLDGTMLGTASSPILEFNPKPDFYEQSSENIWAETGKVVRQAISQSGLSPNAIIGMSFDATCSLVVLDTAGQPLTVSETGETERNIIVWRDHRAINQVNRINAGGYDVLQYVGGTMSPEQEPPKLLWIKENLPKTWQKAGKFFDLADFMVYKATGADRRSLCTNVCKWTYLGHESRWDRNFFGAIGLGDLFDGGKVTEDVAPMGENSGTLSAEAADLMGLTTQTAVGVGIIDAHAGGIGVGVSEPILALIGGTSSCHMAVSKDARFIPGVWGPYFGAMLPGLWLSEGGQSATGALLDHTIERFGMVKEEDHYWHVLTGKEINAVYAELNAYIAAKGMRSDWTERLHILPDHHGNRSPKADPNARGMMDGLTLDMSYNTLAQIYHATIQAVAYGTRNIIDEMEKQGYAIEQINACGGGTKNELWIREHADATQRPIHLPKEPEAVLLGSAILGAVAAGAYASIQEAMGAMCHAGEVIEPNRDTADYHAWKYEKQLTMYDQHVNRRNID; translated from the coding sequence GTGATGCGTGATCGAGCAGTAATCGGAGTCGATGTGGGCACAGGCAGCGTGCGGGCAGGCGTATTTGACTTAGACGGCACCATGTTGGGCACAGCATCCTCGCCCATCCTGGAATTCAATCCCAAACCCGATTTTTACGAACAATCCTCGGAGAATATCTGGGCAGAAACCGGAAAAGTCGTTCGCCAGGCCATCTCCCAATCTGGCCTCTCACCCAATGCAATAATCGGCATGAGCTTTGACGCAACCTGTTCTCTCGTCGTCCTGGACACTGCTGGACAGCCCCTGACCGTATCTGAAACGGGCGAAACCGAGCGCAACATCATCGTGTGGCGCGATCACCGCGCAATAAACCAGGTAAATCGCATCAATGCGGGTGGATATGATGTGTTGCAATACGTCGGGGGCACGATGTCGCCCGAGCAAGAACCGCCAAAACTATTGTGGATCAAAGAAAACCTGCCCAAAACATGGCAAAAAGCGGGCAAATTTTTTGACCTGGCGGATTTTATGGTCTATAAAGCAACGGGAGCCGACCGCCGCAGTTTGTGTACCAACGTGTGCAAATGGACCTACCTGGGCCATGAATCGCGCTGGGATCGCAACTTCTTTGGTGCCATTGGTCTGGGCGATTTATTCGACGGCGGAAAAGTGACAGAAGATGTCGCACCCATGGGCGAAAACTCGGGCACACTGAGTGCAGAAGCCGCCGATTTGATGGGATTGACAACGCAAACCGCCGTAGGGGTAGGCATTATCGATGCACATGCAGGGGGCATTGGCGTTGGGGTCAGCGAACCGATTTTGGCATTGATCGGCGGCACCTCGTCGTGCCACATGGCAGTATCAAAAGACGCGCGATTTATCCCCGGCGTGTGGGGACCTTACTTCGGAGCGATGCTACCGGGTTTGTGGCTCAGCGAAGGCGGACAGAGTGCCACGGGCGCGTTATTGGACCATACCATCGAGCGATTTGGCATGGTCAAAGAAGAAGATCACTACTGGCATGTACTCACCGGAAAAGAAATCAATGCCGTGTACGCAGAACTCAACGCGTACATCGCCGCAAAAGGCATGCGTTCAGATTGGACAGAACGGCTGCATATTTTGCCCGATCACCACGGCAACCGCTCTCCCAAAGCCGACCCCAACGCACGGGGAATGATGGATGGCTTGACCCTGGATATGTCCTACAATACACTGGCGCAAATTTATCACGCAACCATCCAGGCAGTAGCTTATGGCACGCGCAATATCATCGACGAAATGGAAAAACAAGGCTACGCAATCGAGCAGATCAATGCGTGCGGAGGCGGCACAAAAAACGAACTGTGGATACGCGAACACGCCGACGCCACACAGCGTCCCATTCATCTACCCAAAGAACCCGAAGCCGTACTGTTGGGATCAGCAATCCTCGGTGCCGTCGCCGCAGGTGCCTATGCATCAATTCAGGAAGCGATGGGCGCAATGTGTCACGCGGGCGAAGTCATCGAACCCAATCGAGACACCGCAGATTATCACGCCTGGAAATACGAAAAACAATTGACCATGTACGACCAGCATGTGAACCGACGCAACATCGACTAA
- a CDS encoding alpha-ketoacid dehydrogenase subunit beta, which produces MREMTYGEAVKEAMAEEMRRDPTVFLMGEDVGKAGTVFKVLLGLHDEFGDDRVIDTPIAEAGLVGLGVGAALTGSRPIVDIMFGDFITLAMDQIVNQAAKLRYMSGGQAIVPITIRSTMGAGRSSAAQHSQSLHAWLAHIPGLKVAIPSTPADAKGLFKTAVRDDNPVVIYEDKMMYALKGMVPTEEDYTIPFGQADIKREGDDITLIATSSMVHVALEAADALAEQGISAEVVDPRTLVPLDRETLIESVVKTTRAVIIDEGYKNFGITGEIASIVYNGAFDYIDAPIVRLGAMDVPVPFSKPLEDATIPTPGDVVKAVQAMKIK; this is translated from the coding sequence ATGCGTGAAATGACTTATGGCGAAGCCGTCAAAGAAGCCATGGCCGAAGAAATGCGCCGCGATCCCACGGTCTTTCTCATGGGCGAAGATGTCGGCAAAGCCGGCACGGTCTTCAAAGTACTCCTCGGTTTGCACGACGAATTTGGCGACGACCGCGTCATCGACACGCCCATTGCAGAAGCGGGTCTCGTCGGCCTTGGCGTTGGTGCTGCACTTACCGGCTCGCGCCCCATTGTCGATATCATGTTTGGCGACTTCATCACCCTGGCAATGGACCAGATCGTAAACCAGGCTGCCAAACTGCGCTACATGTCCGGTGGTCAGGCCATCGTGCCCATCACCATCCGCTCCACAATGGGCGCAGGGCGCTCCTCTGCCGCGCAGCATTCGCAAAGCTTGCACGCCTGGCTCGCGCACATCCCCGGCCTCAAAGTCGCCATTCCCTCCACACCCGCCGACGCCAAGGGCCTCTTCAAAACCGCCGTTAGAGACGACAACCCCGTCGTCATTTACGAAGACAAAATGATGTACGCCCTCAAAGGCATGGTGCCCACAGAAGAAGACTACACCATACCCTTTGGACAGGCCGACATCAAACGCGAAGGCGACGACATCACCCTCATCGCCACATCGAGCATGGTTCACGTCGCCCTCGAAGCTGCCGATGCACTTGCCGAACAGGGCATCAGTGCCGAAGTTGTTGACCCGCGCACCCTCGTTCCGCTCGACAGAGAAACCCTCATCGAATCCGTGGTCAAAACCACCCGTGCCGTCATCATCGACGAAGGCTATAAAAATTTTGGTATCACAGGGGAAATCGCCTCCATCGTCTATAACGGCGCCTTTGACTACATCGACGCACCCATCGTTCGCCTCGGCGCAATGGACGTACCCGTACCGTTTAGCAAACCCCTCGAAGACGCCACAATCCCCACGCCCGGAGATGTGGTCAAAGCCGTGCAGGCCATGAAAATCAAATAG